DNA sequence from the Zonotrichia albicollis isolate bZonAlb1 chromosome 29, bZonAlb1.hap1, whole genome shotgun sequence genome:
AAAGGTAGCGTGGGGTGAGGGCGGATCCGCACCGGCTGAGGGAGGACCCGACCTGAGGCGGGGACGCCCCGCGGTGGGCCCGGCTGAGCTCTCTTTGCTCTCTTTAGGAGGAAGAGTTGTTCAGTCTCGCTACCTGCAGTACGATAAGAAACAAAGCAAGACGGCGCCGAAACAGCCAAGCTCAGGCGTCGCTCAGCGAAAGGCAGCAAAGGTGTGAGGGGCTGCTTGGacgtgtggggctgcttggaccTGTGGcagtgaggagaaaaaaaaaaaacaaacaaaaacacctcagccaaccaaaaaaacaaaacaaaacagagggGAAACCACCTCTGCTGGGGTTATGAGGGAGTTGTGGAGTGCTGCTAGGTGGGAGCTTGGGACTGTACTCAGGTGAAGTTGCAAAGCAGCAAGGTGACCTGGGATTTAGTTGTTTATTGTCAGCATTTAAGTTGAAGCTAAGATACTGCTGATTATGTTCTGTCTTatctgttttctttattttcaggaTGCTTCCTCGggttcctcctcctcatcaAGTAGTTCACTGCTGTCTTCTAGAGCTGAAGCAAGAACGGTTGTCTCTCAGAAACAGAAAGCTTCTGCTAGTAAGTTTTACCAGTGTTTAAAAgttattattttgtatttctaGCCTATGAAACTGTTAACTCTAAGGTAGTGATATTTTGTGTTATTTGCATTACTGGCAGTTATTATTTGTATGCATAGGAAATTAAGAAACTTGATGTGGGACTAAAGACAAATCAGGTCCTGCCTCTGGAATTGAGTGATTTGGTCTTTCCTGCCTTCTGCAGGATGGTTCTTTTCCTCTGCCCTCACCATTACTCTGCTTTTTTTATTTGATCTTTCTGTTAAGCCAAATGTGAATGACAGGAAATCTGTCTGCAAACCcatccatttttatttcttttgttattACCAATGGTTCCTGTCTGGTATTACTGATAGTCCTTGGTTGTCTCCACAGATACCCAGTTATTGAGACAAATTATTCCCTTATTTTCTGGGAATTGGGACCTCAAAGGATCTCACTTTATGGGGGATTCTCACTTTTTAGAGAGTGAGCTGTAGCCATAATAATTTTCCATTCTGGCTGCAATTCCAGTTGGTCACTTTCTCAGGAGGTTCAAGAAGAATAAGTTTTTAAGGCTGTTCATTAGAAAACAGGTGCTCATTAGACATTGCTGGGAAGAGAGTGTTTCTGATGAGCTCAGGAGGAGCCTTGTCTAGGTGGAATTGTGAATTGTGCTGAGCCTTATCCTTCTAGTTCAGCTTCTCCTGGTCTGATCACAGCTTCTCTCTACAGGTGTGAACCTCAGCTTATTGACTCCGGCTGGTCTTGAGAGGGGTGACTTGCAGTCCACTTTATTAGATGAAGGCAAAATGAAGCTACCAGACCTTGATATTTCTGCTATTAATGGTAAATTTCCATTCATACACCATtcctgggtttttgttttttttttttaatttttaatgtgtGTGCTGAAACTTGGGGATAAGAAATTGTTGTATTCTTGTATATTCACAAAAGGATTTTAAGTAGAGGTACCAATACTTTTGGAGTTTAAAATAACTTCTTAATTGATATCTTTTGGTGCTCTGCTTTTATTTAAAGTCTAAAAGTAAAGAATAAGGTCAAAGATTAAAGAATAAAGTACTCTTGAGTCTTTGTTCCTATAACAGGTGGGTGTCAGCCCTTCTGACAAGTGGATCACATTTGTTTGTCACTCAAAGCTTAAAGATCCATCTCTGCCCATGAATATatcagagagagaaacagagcacaGATCTTTCTTAGTGGTGCacacaataatttttaaatgatcTCTGCCTTTAAAGAACCTGGTGGTCTCTTGACTCACCCTACAGACCTCTCAGAAGAGCAGCACACTAACTTTGTTGTTGTGATTCAGATAAAAGTGACCCCAAGAAGAGTTCTTATTCAGAACCTATTTCAAAAGAGAATTCAAAGGCAAAGAAAAGAACTGGAAAGACTCGTGAGGTGAGTCTCACTGCTTCCATTGGTAAGGATATTGATTTTGAAATGAAGATTTTCTGTTTATCTTTAATCTGAATTACAGCTGGGCCCTGGAGGACCCAAAGCCTCCTTGCAGAAGTCAGAGCTGGCAGTGTTTGCTGTGTTCATCAGACACCTGGGCACTGACCAGAGCTTTCCTTCCATTACTTGTGATAAAAAATCTGTTCCAATTATTGCATCTCCTCAGGTGGATTCCTCTTGCATTCCTGCCCATAATATTCAATTATATCCCATTATCTTTAAGTATTTTGTGGCATTTTTGTTCTGAGAACAGACACTGACTCAATCTAATAAAAAGGGCCTTATTTGTGGATCTCATTCAGTGTAGCACTGGAGCTTCAAATTCTCTACCAGAATAATGAAAATCtgctgaaaatgtttttaaaggtGGTGGAACAAAGAGATGTGTTTAATTAACATGagtgttaaaaaataaaattttatcatTGAGCTGCCTGATTCCAGGCATGAATTGGACTATCAGTAATTAATTTGGTAATTAATTTCACCCCTGATAAAACAATTATTTCAATACCTAACTTGATgtaaaatattcttttcttttttgcaggCAGATGCTTCTTTTGATCTGCTGGAAGTGCTGGAATCTGAGGCACTAATTTTAACTTTCCTAAGATTAAGGGTGAGAGCTGCTCAAATATTTGGTGTTTCACATAGAACTTGATAGTGGGGAATTGTTCCATTTCTTAAATCCTTCCTGACCTATAAAAGTTAGGTTTTTGTGACTGtatatttttatcattttttaaAACCATAAGACTTGCTCTGATTCAATACCAGTTTATTAAGCTAATGCTGGTTCTTAGGCATTAGAGGGAGgcagaaattttgggggaaaatgtgaTTCTGTCTGGAGTTAAAGGTTGTGGCAGTGACTTTGTTCCCTCAGTGCTCTgtgtattttcctttaaaaaggaGTGAGGAAAGAGAGTCTTAAGAGGATCTTTAATTCTGATTTTCTGTGCTTACCCTGTGAGGTCTCCTCTTCATTAATTGAAACTCTTTGATCTAATCTGAAGCTTGCATTTCTTTGTTCAGAATATGTTAATTTCTCAGCTGTAGCATTGCTTTAATTGTgaatatttttggggtgtaATAGACAGAAAAAAGTGTTGCCAAGATGgaggagaaagcagaaaaatactTGTTAATGTTGTGTGAAGAGAAGCGGAGACAGCAGGAGAAGCTCTTGGAGCTGAAACGTGAAATTCTGctcaaggagagaaagcagaagctCAATGAAGCATTGGACAAACAGGTaagctttaaaaatgtttctctGTAGTTACAGAAACTCATTTATGATGTAGTCCTTTATCCAGGGGAgatttctctgtttctgtggCCTGCAGGGGTACAATTTTATACAtcttaaaggaaataaatatcTCCTTCCTGCTGAGGCCTGCAGCACCTTTGGCACTGTTGGGTTCCCTGCTGGACAGGCAGGAAGGAGAAGCTGGAGCTCCTGGGCAAGGGCAGAGATTGCAGAgattctggtttttattttatattttatttatttgtatgtGTTAGCCACAAGTAGTTCTGGCCTAATTGTAAGAAGACAGGTTTCTAATGAATAATTAATGTTTGAATGTTTCAAAACTGACTCTCTTTGCTTTTTAATAAATACTCATTGAAAAAATCAATCAAGGCTTTTGGACAACACACTTGTTAATTACAAGGATCAAATTTATCTCAAAGGATCTGATATAAAaccctttgctggctgtgctgccaatCTCTGAGCTACAGAAACAAGGGAATGGTGCtgaggacagagagagaaacacAATCAACGATTTGATAGAATTATTGTACCACAGACTTCTTGAATTCCTGTGTCAATAAGCATTTCAGAGTGGTGTTTGGTTTGATCataaaggtttttttttgtagtgaGGCAGATGTGTAGTGATAGATGTTTTTGGAGAGGTGTTGATCAGGGTTTCTCTTTCAGATAGAAGTGCTGTCTCCCCTGGTTGCTGTGTGTGAGCAGTTTAAAGAGCAATACAAAAGCTTTGCAGCTGGCCTGGATGCCACAAGGCACAAATTACCCATAAAGGACATTCACCTAGAAGGAGATAAGCAAACCTACCTTGGTATGAAAATTTCATTTATCGAATTTGCTTTCAGTTTTAGTGGGTTTATGCTAAAAAAATTTCTCACATTGTTACTGCTGCATCAGCCACTGGAGGAACTGTGTGTGCTCTGAGTTTGTGTGGATACGTAATCACACATTGTGCTGTGTGGAGTTCTTACCTCTGTTTAACCACTTAACTACACAGTTTTTTATCTTGCAGCAgagaattttattaaaaaaacttttaaagttttaaaaattttttgttaaaaaacttttaaagttaGCTCAGTCTTCATATACACCTTCTGTAGCAGGTTTCTATGTATTTTAACTTTATTCATAGCATTCCTCCCCCTTTCTTTTTCCTACTGTGTAAATAACTTACAGGAATGCTCTgatctttcttttttctgtgtttgaggGACAGATTCACCTGGGCAGACTTGCTCAAACTTCTGTTTCTTGTGGAACTGAAGCTTAAATATTATCATGTGCTGTCTTAAATCAGAGAATATTTAATAAACCCGTACATGCATTTTGTATTGAAGCCTGGACAAAAAGTTACATTTTTGAACTGGTGGTCTGCAAAAAAAACAAGATTCTTAAATCATTTACAGTAATCTTGCACTTTAGGAcaaatgaaaaacatttcttgaAGAACTTAGAATTCTTGTGAGAAGACTAGAAAGGAATAGGTGCATTTTTTGTTTGTGAATGTTAGGAAATAGCTGAGGGGATACATGCCAACAGCAATACTGCCCAGGGAACTTTGGGTGTCTAAAACTTGTTTTTCCTCTTACATTCCTCTTAAAAACCTTTGCCATACACTAAATGAGAGCTTGATGAGCAATTTTAATAGCCTCTTGCTGGTGCTAGTCACAACAGTGAAAAATAATTTGGCTTTCACAGTTTCATGGTGATTTTGTGAAAGCTGAATATTTTTTTGTCATCTTTTCACCTGTCTCTGGGTTACTCCAGCTGTTAATATCTTGTATTAACTGGTTCATTTTTAGTAATACCTTTAACTTCTCATTTTCCAGAGAAACTGGAAAAGCAGTTAAGGATCACACAGGAGCTTCTGACAGAGGTTATGCCAGAGCACTCAGTGGATGGTGGAAAAGCCCTTGGTGCACTGAAGGAGCTTCAAGAAGTGTCTCAGCAACTGAGTACAGGGCTTCAAAGGTATCACAGCAATTGGGGGGAAAGATTTGTTGACTAAATATTAAGAGGAAAATATCCCTTGCCAGAATATATTCAGAGCTCAGGCTGGAGGAGGGT
Encoded proteins:
- the HAUS8 gene encoding HAUS augmin-like complex subunit 8 translates to MRGDSKAMAAAAAEGERSLSGSSPALRCLDATSSEGTGMAAAGQTPKAKRKGGRVVQSRYLQYDKKQSKTAPKQPSSGVAQRKAAKDASSGSSSSSSSSLLSSRAEARTVVSQKQKASASVNLSLLTPAGLERGDLQSTLLDEGKMKLPDLDISAINDKSDPKKSSYSEPISKENSKAKKRTGKTREADASFDLLEVLESEALILTFLRLRTEKSVAKMEEKAEKYLLMLCEEKRRQQEKLLELKREILLKERKQKLNEALDKQIEVLSPLVAVCEQFKEQYKSFAAGLDATRHKLPIKDIHLEGDKQTYLEKLEKQLRITQELLTEVMPEHSVDGGKALGALKELQEVSQQLSTGLQRSFTDVQNLSFEACKEVSLHNQYLCEEKHGVDVVKGWYFNCL